The genome window ggttaaaaaaataaataaaaggctattaataataaagtgaCGATGTCACTTGAGGACTTTTCCCCAGCTGTGATGAAAAACGGCGGAGTTAGTCAAGCGTCTTTCTAATGACAGTTTGTCCTTGTTCATTAATAATACTGACATTCCTAATGAATGTGTCCTGACACAGACACAGTTAGGGAGCTTGCGGTTGCTATGGTGATCTTCAACTTTGACCTCATCTtatcttcatttattttttttttattagatcaATATTGGACAATATTGTAATGTAACATTTGATTTCTCTTATGTGTAAATGCTAAAACGTGTCACTGTTGACCTTTAGCTCGGTTAAGCGTTGCTAATGCCGCCCACGCTACCTGCTGTTGTCCTGAAGCCAAGCCAGCTCAGTCAAAATATCCCGCTCGGCTTACGCTATATGCTACTTATGTCACACCCACGTCCTTTATTGTACCTGACAGTTCCCACTAACTAATTCCGGTTTAATGTATCAGCactgatacaaaaaaaaaaagctcaaacaTTCATTTAGGCATGacctctttttatttaatggCATTTTCAGACAtataaaacaactttttttttggcacttCAATCCCTATCAAGGCCACGCGAatataaacacaaaagcaTTGCAGCACATTGTAAACCACTATACATACCACAAATTACAAAGTAGACATTCACAGTTAGAACAGTGCCAACAATGATGAATAAAATCCGCTGTAACTatacacaataaaataaataaaaaagtgtttaCAATCAAATCATGCCACCAATACAAAACACCATTCAACAGGTTTTTGTTCATATGGACAAGgcaaggagaggaaaaaaaaaaagcacggtGATGAATCAAGGATACAACATGTGATTGATTTTGGCTCCAAGCCGATTTTCCCGTTAAGCAACAGACATAACATGAGCCAGACCTTGGAGTTAATCTTCTCTCCTACTTTCTCCCCAACGGCACGCAACAGCAGCTCACATGTGAACGCCATTCCGGGTCTTCTGCGTCTGGGATGCATCACCTCAAAGTCTCTCAAGGTGGCAAAGTTATAATAGGGAGACGGTAAATTTGACACCAGGcagtaaaaaaatagaacagagAAAACCTAATTTACACATTCAGCGCTATGTGGATCActtataatgttttttttcgcAACTGTCTGACAGTAATCATAAAAGATGTGATGAAATAGCAGCTAATTAGCAAAACAAGGCAGATGCTAAGTGCTTAGGTGAGTAAGGCAGACTCTCCAAGAACACATATCCAGGGCCTCATTGAAGGCTCCCTCCTATACCAAACAACCTCCACATTGCTCGCCAGCCACGAGATCACGTTACCCGGCAAGTACGACGTACAGTTGGCCATTGATTGGATTTCGGCTGGCTTCAGAACCCGGTCCCAGATATTGACTTGACTCAGTTCTCCCACGAAGGCCTGACCGGCATCAAAGCGGCCACCTACGACATCCTGGGAACGACAGGATCATCTTTGTAGATCATGACACATTATGACAAATTTGATAGTCGTACCTGCTCTTGACCCAGGATGATAACCCCTCCTGGTTTAATAGGGTGCCATGCTGCCAGGTTATCTCCTGCTCCTTGCTTCTCTCCATCTTGATAAGCTTCCCACTGACCATCCCTGGTGGTCCAGGAGATGCAAATATGGTGCCACTTCCCGTCACGAACTTCCAAGGGCAGCTTTGCAACCTTCACGGTCCAACTTTGTTAGATAATGACAGTTATTCAAAAAGTGCTGATGACTCACCTTGTCATTGATTAGCAACTCAATCGGGTTATTTCCCCATTCGATCAATACGATCTCATTGGCTTGTCCAGGCACGCCGTAGGAGAAGGGGGTTCCGATACCCGGAGTGGCGCTGGACTTGATCCACATGCAGAGTGTGAATGCGTACATCTCCGGGAGACTCTTGATGATGCGGCCATATAAGTAGTTTGTACGCTGCGGCAGGGAGATCTTGAACTGCTCGGGGGTTTTGAAATCTTCACCtcctgtccattttttttttttcaatatacattttatgagaaa of Syngnathus acus chromosome 19, fSynAcu1.2, whole genome shotgun sequence contains these proteins:
- the nptx2b gene encoding neuronal pentraxin-2b isoform X2 is translated as MFSLFYGFVMFCALGYRQLAGGQPDDGKRYICRAVPLVGDTSCPVTLLPEINAGGQEEELRNTVMQLRETILQQKETLSKQIGTINELTTKLSLCASTTDDRKYEKGAQWGKVKQNTMGDVPRDPNDTVENLGRTMQGLKDRLENLEQQQMRANISGASFPSELRDLLQRRLIELEKQLLRKVSNLEEEKSMLSNATAAYRLKTESTLNALVERIRGEDFKTPEQFKISLPQRTNYLYGRIIKSLPEMYAFTLCMWIKSSATPGIGTPFSYGVPGQANEIVLIEWGNNPIELLINDKVAKLPLEVRDGKWHHICISWTTRDGQWEAYQDGEKQGAGDNLAAWHPIKPGGVIILGQEQDVVGGRFDAGQAFVGELSQVNIWDRVLKPAEIQSMANCTSYLPGNVISWLASNVEVVWYRREPSMRPWICVLGESALLT
- the nptx2b gene encoding neuronal pentraxin-2b isoform X1, encoding MFSLFYGFVMFCALGYRQLAGGQPDDGKRYICRAVPLVGDTSCPVTLLPEINAGGQEEELRNTVMQLRETILQQKETLSKQIGTINELTTKLSLCASTTDDRKYEKGAQWGKVKQNTMGDVPRDPNDTVENLGRTMQGLKDRLENLEQQQMRANISGASFPSELRDLLQRRLIELEKQLLRKVSNLEEEKSMLSNATAAYRLKTESTLNALVERISELEKGGEDFKTPEQFKISLPQRTNYLYGRIIKSLPEMYAFTLCMWIKSSATPGIGTPFSYGVPGQANEIVLIEWGNNPIELLINDKVAKLPLEVRDGKWHHICISWTTRDGQWEAYQDGEKQGAGDNLAAWHPIKPGGVIILGQEQDVVGGRFDAGQAFVGELSQVNIWDRVLKPAEIQSMANCTSYLPGNVISWLASNVEVVWYRREPSMRPWICVLGESALLT